The nucleotide sequence aaaattttgatacaaataataattaggaagataacctacaatttaatttctatactgttcacaaggaaattaaaaaattgataattttaaaaaatcgtgccGACAAACGATGTTCctcttttaattcttaacaagttttatttgaaaaaaattttgatacaaacaataattaggaagataacctagaattttatttctatactattcagagggaaattaaaaaattgataattttcaaaaatggtgccaacaaaagttgttccttttctaattcttaacaagttttatttgaaaaatattttgatacaaacaataattaggaagataatcttaatttctatactgttcacagggaaattaaaaaattaataattttaaaaaatggagCCACAAACGTTGTTCCTtccttaattcttaacaaattttatttgaaaaaaattttgatacaaaaaataattagaaagataacctagaatttaatttctatactattcagagggaaattaaaaaattgataattttcaaaaatggtgcCACAAACGTTGTTCCTtccttaattcttaacaaattttatttgaaaaaaattttgatacaaacaataattagcaaaataacctagaatttaatttctacactattcagagggaaattaaaaaattgataattttcaaaaatggtgctaacaaaagttgttcctttcttaattcttaacaagttttatttgaaaaatattttgatacaaacaataattaggaaaataatcttaaattctTTTACTATATTGTTCatagggaaattaaaaaattaataattttaaaaaatggtgccaacaaacgttgttccttttttaattcttaagaagttttatttgaaaaatattttgatacaaacaataattaggaaaataatcttgaatttaatttctatactgttcaaaaggaaattaaaaagttgataatttaaaaaaatggtgccCATAACAGTTGTTCCTTGtgtaattcttaacaagttttatttgaaaaatattttgatacaaacaataattaggaagataatcttgaattcCATTTCTATattgttcacagggaaattaaaaagttgataattttaaaaaatggtgccaataaaagttgttacaTGATAGCTTGTACTAAAAGTACCCTCACATCTGCTAATTTGAATGAAGTATTCTTATTTGCCACCTCATTTTTTATCTGAGCCCTCAATTCAACTCAATTGGGTTGATTTCTCAGTGATAAGGTGGTAACCTCTAAATAGTTTCCTTGTTTCGTTGGACAAATTTAATagaattctttattaaatttgccagAAGAGTTTTAACAACagtctcaaaaaaaaaatcaaaaatacatttgaaaaaaatagtgTCATCTAATGGGCAGTGTGGTAAATACTTCTTAATATAcacatttttgataatttcaaatagtataattaaataaaaataagaatataatgagcttaaaagattttaatacccaagatttgaagaaacaaatattaataatctattttttataatgtcTATGAAAAATCTAACCTTAAATATCAACAacttgtcaaatgtcaaattgatttataacaactccgaaaaataagttttataacCATCACCTGTTAACATTACACAAGAAAATAAGTATAAGTAAATAAGCATCTTATCTTTagtatttcttaattaaacattgatgtttaaaaaattatgaaagtgataatcttttaggttatctttacaaaacaaaaaaaaaaaaaaatggaaggaGCCCGAAAAAAGGTCATttctttaaactttatttatatgattacaatttattaagattctttttaattataaaggaGTCAATTGGGCAGATGAAAGCAAGAATGCGTTTGGCAAAGAAACTTGAAGTTGTTACAGTTGAAGATCCCTTTGAAAAATGTGATAAGATTAGTGGTCTCGTTCGAAAAAGAACAGGCTTAACATATGACGATAATATGGCTCTTCATGAGTGTCCTTGGGATGAACATTATCCTGAAAATCCTTTAAGATATATCAGAATCTTCGATCGGTATGtttatgttgtatttttttaatttttgtattgattcttttaatttttagttttgttgAGTTGGACCTAATAAATAGATGCCAACAAATCCCATCAGAAATGATTACAAATGATCTGGTTGAAGtagttcattcaaaaaatacttatgaaaaattaaataaaataatgggGTTGGTAGAAGAAGATATGCAAAAAGAAGCTTCCAAATATGATGCAATATACTTTAAtgatgtattattattatatgctataatgttatatttttctcatacttattttttaattacagaaTACTTTTGAAGCAGCTTGTATTGCAGCAGGTTCAGTAATGAATGCAGTTAAATCAGTTTGTACAGGGGAAACCCAAAACGCTTTTGCACTTGTAAGACCTCCAGGACATCATGCaatgtttgatgaatactGTGGTTATTGTTACTTTAATAATGTAGCAATAGGTGCAAAGGTAGCCTTGAAAAATGGTCGGGCTGAGAAGATTTTAATTGTGGATTTTGATGTTCACCATGGGCAAGCGACCCAACAAATGTTTTATGATGATGAtagtgttttatatttttccctGCATCGGTACGAACATGGAACATTTTGGCCCAATTTGCGTGAgagtaattttgattttattggaGGTGGAAAAGGTAAAGGATATAATGTGAATGTTCCACTCAATTGTACAGGCTTAGAAGATAAGGATTATTTTGCTgtgatatttaatattttacttcCCATAGCGTATGaggtaattttaataacaattttgtgAGAGACCTTTGAGatggattatttaaaataattcgtTTTAGTTTAATCCGGATTTAGTATTATTTTCAGCGGGTTATGACGCCTGCATTGGTTGTCCAGAggtagttatttttttaatattcttcttttttgttgtagTTTAATCCAGATCTTGTTATTTTTTCTGCTGGATTTGATTCAGCTATTGGCGATGAAAAGGTCggtttgacataaaaatatgttaatttgactaaatttaaatcaatttttgaataaatctaACCTCATTTTCGGAATATTAAcaacatacagggtgtctcatgTAACTGGttcattagaacttttttcttattcgaaattttggtagcatgggttgttcattcggaactttcgatctaaaatattttcaagattaaattccatttctatactgttcacagggaaattaaaaaaatgataattttaaaaaatggtgccaacgaaagttgttcctttcttaattcttaacaagttttatttgaaaaatattttgatacaaacaataattaggaaaataatcttgaatttcatttctatactgttcatagggaaaattaataattttaaaaaatcgtgccaacaaaagttgttccttttttaattcttaacaagttttatttgcaaaatattttgatataaacaataattaggaaaataatcttaaattcCGTTTCTacactattcacagggaaattaaagcattaataattttaaaaaatggtgtcCACAGAAgctgttccttttttaattcttaacaagttttatttgaaaaatattttgatacaaacaataattacgaAAATGatcttaaatttcatttctatactgttcacagggaagtaaaaaaattgataattttaaaaaattgtgccaATAAACGTTGTTGCttctttaattcttaacaagttttatttggaaaatattttgatacaaacaataattaggaaaataatgttaaattaaatttctatactattcacagggaaattaaaaaattgataattttaaaaaattgtgccaataaacgttgttccttgtttaattctcaacaagttttatttgaaaaaaattttgatacaaataataattaggaagataacctagaatttaatttctatactattcagagggaaattaaaaaattgataattttaaaaaatgatgccgacaaaagttgttccttttttaattcttaacaagttttatttgaaaaatattttgatacaaacaataattacgaAAATGatcttaaatttcatttctatactgttcacagggaaattaaaaaattgataattttaaaaaattgtgccaataaacgttgttccttctttaattcttaacaagttttatttgaagaatattttgatacaaacaataattaggaaaataatgttaaattacatttctatactgttcacagggaaattaaaaaattaataattttaaaaaatggttccaACAAACGTTGTtgcttgtttaattcttaacaagttttatttgaaaaatattttgatacaaacaataattacgaAAAtgatcttaaattaaatttctatactgttcacagggaaattaaaaaattaataattttcaaaaatggtgctcacaaaagttgttcctttcttaattcttaacaagttttatttgaaaaatattttgatacaaacaataattaggaaaataatgttaaatttcatttctatactgttcacaggaaaataaaaaaataataattttaaaaaatggtgcccacaaaagttgttccttttttaattcttaacaagttttattcgaaaaatattttgatacaaacaataattaggaaataatcttaaattccatttctatactgttcacagggaaattaaaaaattgataattttaaaaaatggtaccaacaaaagttgttccttttttaattcttaacaagttttatttgaaaaatattttgatacaaacaataattaggaaaataatcttaaattccgtttctatactattcacagggaaattaaagcattaataattttaaaaaatggtgcccacaaaagttgttacttttttaattcttaacaagttttatttgaaaaatatttggatacaaacaataattacgaAAATGatcttaaatttcatttctatactgttcacagggaaattaaaaaattgataattttaaaaaattgtgccaataaacgttgttccttctttaattcttaacaagttttatttgaaaaatattttgatacaaacaataattaggaaaataatgttaaattaaatttctatactattcacagggaaattaaaaaattgataattttaaaaaattgtgccaataaacgttgttccttgtttaattctcaacaagttttatttgaaaaaaattttgatacaaataataattaggaagataacctagaatttaatttctatactattcagagggaaattaaaaaattgataattttaaaaaatgatgccgacaaaagttgttccttttttaattcttaacaagttttatttgaaaaatattttgatacaaacaataattacgaAAATGatcttaaatttcatttctatactgttcacagggaaattaaaaaattgataattttaaaaaattgtgccaataaacgttgttccttctttaattcttaacaagttttatttgaagaatattttgatacaaacaatagttaggaaaataatgttaaattaaatttctatactattcacagggaaattaaaaaattgataattttaaaaaattgtgccaataaacgttgttccttgtttaattctcaacaagttttatttgaaaaatattttgatacaaccaataattaggaaaataatcttaaattacaTTTCTGTACTGTtaacagggaaattaaaaaattgataattttcaaaaatggtgcCAACAAACGTTGTacctttttaaattataaacaagttttatttgaaaaatattttgatataagcaataattaggaaaataatatcaaattccatttctatactgttcacagggaaattaaaaaaatgataatattaaaaaattgtgccaacaaacgttgttccttttttaattcttaacaagttttaattgaaaaaaattttgatacaaacaataattaggaagataacctagaatttaatttctatattattcacagggaaattaaaaaattgataattttaaaaaattgtgccaataaacgttgttccttgtttaattctcaacaagttttatttgaaaaatattttgatacaaacaataattacgaAAAtgatcttaaattaaatttctatactgttcacagggaaattaaaaaattaataatttaaaaaaatggtgccaaccaaagttgttcctttcttaattcttaacaaattttatttgaaaaatattttgatacaaacaataattaagaaaataatcttaaattgcatttctatactattcacagggaaattaaaaaattaataattttaaaaaatggtacccacaaaagttgttcctttcttaattcttaacaagttttatttgaaaaatattttgatacaaacaataatcagGAAGATAATCTTAATTTGTGGTTCTATACTGTTCatagggaaattaaaaaattaataagtttaaaaaatggtgtcaacaaaagttgttccttttttaattcttaacaagttttatttgaaaaatattttgatacaatcaataattaggaaaataatcttattttccattcctatactgttcacagggaaattaaaaaattgataattttaagaactacttccggtctaccagaaatagaccataacttcattattttaaatagattttattgcaccttttaataCGTATGGGGGTTTAAAGAGTATGGTGAAATTaaccaaaataacttttatgaaagtcaacatatttttttacgtacaattaaaaggtgtaagttatggtctacttccggtagatcGGAAGTGTCAGCcaccttaaaaatattttagatcgaaagttaatataattaattaattaatataatcgaAAGTTAACTTAATTTGGATTATAgctacaaattaattttaaaaattaataagaaaaaaaatatttattgaatgtTTAGTTTTCCGCTGATTTCAGGGCGAAATGAAAATATCTCCAGGATTTTACGGCCAATTAATAACATTGTTAGGCGGTTTAGCGCAAGGACGTCAAGTTGTATGTTTAGAAGGTGGTTATTTTTTGGAATCATTAGCAGAAGGAGCAGCTATGTCCGTAAAAAGTTTGTTGGATGATGCACCAGGGATGGTAAAACCATTTGGAAAGCCAGAAGAACATATAATCGACGTTATCAATAATTTACGATTTATATTGCAACCGTTTTGGAAATgttttgagtcatttcctcAAAGAAATGAATGTGTAAATGATCCACATAGAGTTATGGTGAAATATTTAGGTGTTCGACTCACCGCACCCTTTTTAACACACGATTGTTATCCAGTACAATGCGAATTTATAAACGAACAATTCGCAGAAGTTGTGGATGAATATAGAAAGGAATATTCTGAGCCAACAGGAAATGGAATTTGTTACGCTTTCGATGaagtcatgtttgaacataAAACGCCCGAAAATTTTCCAGAACGACCCGAAAGattgataaaattatatgaaaaatttaccGAGCTAAAATTGCACGAacgattaattaaagtttctaCTCGTAAAGCAACGGAAGATGAACTGCTTTTAATTCACGATAAAGAATATATcgattcattaattaattccaaATTATATACCGCCACTAGAGACGTTTATTTCACCCCAGAAAGTTTACCGCCAATTTTAACATCCGCCGGGTGTTTATTAAACGTCGTCGACCAAGTTATGACAAATAAATCAAGAGCGGGTGTGGCTATGATTCGCCCACCAGGTCATCACGCTGAAAAACACCAACCAATGGGTTTTTGTTTCATCAATAACATCGCATTAGCGGCTAAAtacattttaacaaaatacaaaacaaaacggatattaattttggattttgatgTTCATCATGGAAACGGAACtcaaaaagctttttataaTTCTAAAGAAGTTTTATATATCAGCGTTCATCAATATAATAATGGCAACTTTTTTCCTAATGGATCTGATGGGAATTTTAATATGCATGGCGAAGGACGTGGAGTTGGATATAATGTTAACATTCCATTTAATAAggtaaaaaatttctaataagatattcttaaattatcttttttaatgtttcagGAAAACCCTTCAGATTTTATGACGGATACCGAATACATAACAATATTCAATCATATAATACTCCCAATATCTTATTCATTCGGACCGGAAGTAATATTAGTCTCCGCCGGATTCGACGCTGGTCTCGACGATCCGATCGGTCATTATCGCGTAACTCCAGAAGCTTTCGGTCATTTCATCCAACTATTAAAACCTTTAGCAAgaggaaaaatgattttgtctTTGGAAGGGGGATACAACGTAAATACAGTTGCATACTCAATGACGATGTGTATCAAAGCTTTGCTAGGAGACCCTTTGCCGTCACtggaaattggaaaaattcgGAAAAGCGCGTTAGAAACCTTGGAAAAGGTTATAAACGTCCAAAAGCGTTTTTGGCCTATTCTGCAAGTTAGAAAGGAATTGCCGGAGGGTGTGGAAAGTTTAACTCTTTTGGGACCAGAGGGTTTAAT is from Onthophagus taurus isolate NC chromosome 8, IU_Otau_3.0, whole genome shotgun sequence and encodes:
- the LOC111424925 gene encoding histone deacetylase 6 isoform X1 codes for the protein MEGARKKESIGQMKARMRLAKKLEVVTVEDPFEKCDKISGLVRKRTGLTYDDNMALHECPWDEHYPENPLRYIRIFDRFVELDLINRCQQIPSEMITNDLVEVVHSKNTYEKLNKIMGLVEEDMQKEASKYDAIYFNDNTFEAACIAAGSVMNAVKSVCTGETQNAFALVRPPGHHAMFDEYCGYCYFNNVAIGAKVALKNGRAEKILIVDFDVHHGQATQQMFYDDDSVLYFSLHRYEHGTFWPNLRESNFDFIGGGKGKGYNVNVPLNCTGLEDKDYFAVIFNILLPIAYEFNPDLVLFSAGYDACIGCPEGEMKISPGFYGQLITLLGGLAQGRQVVCLEGGYFLESLAEGAAMSVKSLLDDAPGMVKPFGKPEEHIIDVINNLRFILQPFWKCFESFPQRNECVNDPHRVMVKYLGVRLTAPFLTHDCYPVQCEFINEQFAEVVDEYRKEYSEPTGNGICYAFDEVMFEHKTPENFPERPERLIKLYEKFTELKLHERLIKVSTRKATEDELLLIHDKEYIDSLINSKLYTATRDVYFTPESLPPILTSAGCLLNVVDQVMTNKSRAGVAMIRPPGHHAEKHQPMGFCFINNIALAAKYILTKYKTKRILILDFDVHHGNGTQKAFYNSKEVLYISVHQYNNGNFFPNGSDGNFNMHGEGRGVGYNVNIPFNKENPSDFMTDTEYITIFNHIILPISYSFGPEVILVSAGFDAGLDDPIGHYRVTPEAFGHFIQLLKPLARGKMILSLEGGYNVNTVAYSMTMCIKALLGDPLPSLEIGKIRKSALETLEKVINVQKRFWPILQVRKELPEGVESLTLLGPEGLIVIDSPDIEMLQKIGVNDD
- the LOC111424925 gene encoding histone deacetylase 6 isoform X2 yields the protein MEGARKKESIGQMKARMRLAKKLEVVTVEDPFEKCDKISGLVRKRTGLTYDDNMALHECPWDEHYPENPLRYIRIFDRFVELDLINRCQQIPSEMITNDLVEVVHSKNTYEKLNKIMGLVEEDMQKEASKYDAIYFNDNTFEAACIAAGSVMNAVKSVCTGETQNAFALVRPPGHHAMFDEYCGYCYFNNVAIGAKVALKNGRAEKILIVDFDVHHGQATQQMFYDDDSVLYFSLHRYEHGTFWPNLRESNFDFIGGGKGKGYNVNVPLNCTGLEDKDYFAVIFNILLPIAYEFNPDLVIFSAGFDSAIGDEKGEMKISPGFYGQLITLLGGLAQGRQVVCLEGGYFLESLAEGAAMSVKSLLDDAPGMVKPFGKPEEHIIDVINNLRFILQPFWKCFESFPQRNECVNDPHRVMVKYLGVRLTAPFLTHDCYPVQCEFINEQFAEVVDEYRKEYSEPTGNGICYAFDEVMFEHKTPENFPERPERLIKLYEKFTELKLHERLIKVSTRKATEDELLLIHDKEYIDSLINSKLYTATRDVYFTPESLPPILTSAGCLLNVVDQVMTNKSRAGVAMIRPPGHHAEKHQPMGFCFINNIALAAKYILTKYKTKRILILDFDVHHGNGTQKAFYNSKEVLYISVHQYNNGNFFPNGSDGNFNMHGEGRGVGYNVNIPFNKENPSDFMTDTEYITIFNHIILPISYSFGPEVILVSAGFDAGLDDPIGHYRVTPEAFGHFIQLLKPLARGKMILSLEGGYNVNTVAYSMTMCIKALLGDPLPSLEIGKIRKSALETLEKVINVQKRFWPILQVRKELPEGVESLTLLGPEGLIVIDSPDIEMLQKIGVNDD